One window from the genome of Maylandia zebra isolate NMK-2024a linkage group LG18, Mzebra_GT3a, whole genome shotgun sequence encodes:
- the ccdc178 gene encoding coiled-coil domain-containing protein 178 isoform X2, with translation MPDVEPLRFPSREGRPSQQDQVDLQAVCSGRRRTCALLNSPSPWVNSIIYHIQEIKMTVENRCQQSGRYQSQAKYSKTLRFQSRDSDSDSVMSTDLYVEGFAICARESCPLSPLLKKINDVLSEVVYLIERLEADRQHAEEALLKEKKRKRFLESKVDSISLWRQKEHAYVVQKEHEACIRDITELKWQLKVEREELDQAREKLSHTEGLNQRLHKDISFAKKQVPIVKEKIDLQKDLVNEIDAKQAEANDVRSKIQHDLLLAQNRFKNMELAAKKEKISADQELLALKNTLAKKLESLNQLKMMDDGLHDEIKDAEKTIALAEEKCALITQCIPEMMELEKTETDTIAQLNVQIEGEIHTNKKLQEKLISLQEDIAKTKLNGEAEVSRIEEQLESKRKTFAALRKENMQYEQSVENYKTKILESEKAVKQMCEERKQMLQKISDNDEKWERAEEEVTQVVSRHSVIQAELEEQEQLTFAEKERARTEIENLRKDLTGQRTTLEQLKTQCADLDEQLKQQQRKSMLTNQQLQKEFEDASSVTKALETKMEEIKKMIDNLERISCEHRKTLINLKNEKDLQCDHLKAAQDLHSAAIQKYDDTVGRISNLMNKSEEYRDASDKMEKIAENIPEVIAELQSVFDVLEFRNKSAALIMSTLQFDINNCQQRTQRSMQTHTAHVTARKKQMEDTKEALKIALKENKQLASRYEDLRKILMEAKQESVSALSEKNSAHKSFHYSTQLSLLQKRMHKALVKYFKQRSLYSQAELDRCQALSQETDWKIKTAQEEMSEESELISAFLQSLTDDSTTADDATG, from the exons ATGCCGGACGTGGAACCCCTCAGATTCCCATCCAGGGAAGGACGACCAAGTCAACAAG ATCAAGTAGATCTTCAAGCTGTTTGCTCTGGTAGACGTCGCACCTGTGCTTTGCTCAACAGTCCTTCACCATGGGTCAACAGCATTATCTACCATATCCAAGAGATTAAGATGACAGTGGAAAACAGGTGTCAGCAG TCTGGAAGATATCAATCACAAGCTAAATACAGCAAAACTTTAAG ATTTCAATCCAGAGACTCAGATTCTGACTCTGTGATGTCTACAGATTTGTATGTTGAAGGCTTTGCAATTTGTGCAAGAG AAAGTTGTCCATTATCTCCACTactgaagaaaataaatgatgtcCTCAGCGAGGTTGTGTATCTGATTGAGCGGCTGGAGGCTGATCGGCAGCATGCAGAGGAAGCCCtgcttaaagagaaaaaaaggaagaggtTTTTGGAGAGCAAAGTGGACAGTATTTCACTGTGGAGGCAAAAAGAGCATGCTTATGTTGTGCAGAAAG AACATGAGGCTTGCATTAGAGATATCACTGAATTAAAGTGGCAGCTGAAAGTGGAAAGAGAGGAACTTGACCAAGCCCGAGAGAAACTGTCACACACCGAGGGGTTGAATCAGCGCCTACACAAGGACATCAGTTTTGCCAAAAAACAAGTTCCAATTGTGAAGGAAAAAATCGACCTCCAGAAAGACCTCGTAAATGAGATTGACGCTAAACAAGCGGAG GCTAATGACGTTCGCTCAAAAATACAGCATGATCTCCTGTTAGCCCAGAATAGGTTTAAAAACATGGAGCTGGCTGCTAAAAAAGAGAAGATATCAGCAGACCAAGAGCTACTGGCACTGAAGAATACTCTGGCAAAAAAACT ggaAAGTTTAAATCAGTTGAAGATGATGGATGATGGTCTACATGATGAAATAAAGGATGCTGAAAAGACCATTGCTCTTGCAGAAGAGAAGTGTGCACTTATAACTCAGTGTATCCCTGAGATGATGGAGCTAGAGAAAACTGAAACCGACACA ATTGCACAGTTAAATGTTCAAATTGAGGGTGAAATACATACGAATAAGAAGTTACAAGAAAAACTAATTTCCCTGCAAGAAGATATTGCGAAAACT AAACTGAATGGGGAAGCAGAAGTCTCCCGCATAGAAGAACAACTTGAATCAAAACGCAAAACTTTTGCAGCTCTCCGTAAAGAAAACATGCAGTATGAACAGAGTGTGGAAAACTACAAGACAAAAATTTTGGAGAG CGAGAAAGCAGTGAAGCAGATGTGTGAGGAGAGGAAACAGATGCTCCAGAAAATCAGTGACAATGACGAGAAGTGGGAAAGGGCCGAGGAAGAAGTGACCCAAGTTGTATCCCGGCACAGTGTCATTCAGGCTGAGCTCGAAGAACAAGAGCAGCTAACCTTcgcagagaaagagagggcCAGG ACAGAGATTGAAAACCTGAGGAAAGACCTGACAGGTCAGAGGACTACCCTGGAACAACTTAAG ACTCAGTGTGCAGATCTCGATGAGCAACTTAAACAACAGCAAAGGAAATCAATGCTGACGAATCAGCAACTTCAGAAAGAATTTGAAGATGCATCCTCAGTGACAAAAGCCCTGGAGACAAAAATGGAG gaaattaaaaaaatgatagACAATTTGGAAAGGATTTCATGTGAACACAGGAAGACATTAATCAACCTTAAGAATGAGAAAGACCTCCAATGCGATCATCTGAAAGCTGCTCAG GATTTACACAGCGCTGCTATACAGAAATATGATGACACTGTGGGAAGGATCagtaaccttatgaataaaagtgAGGAATACCGGGATGCTTcagataaaatggaaaaaatagcTGAAAACATCCCAGAAGTCATAGCAGAACTTCA GAGTGTTTTTGATGTGCTGGAGTTCAGAAACAAATCAGCTGCTCTCATTATGAGCACCTTGCAGTTTGATATTAATAACTGCCAACAACGAACACAGCGAtccatgcagacacacaccGCTCATGTTACAGCAAGAAAAAAGCAAATGGAAGACaccaag GAAGCACTTAAAATTGCgctaaaggaaaacaaacagctgGCAAGCCGGTATGAAGACCTTAGGAAGATTCTCATGGAGGCCAAACAGGAGTCTGTGTCTGCACTGAGTGAGAAAAACAGCGCACATAAATCTTTTCATTACTCCACACAG